Genomic DNA from Flavobacterium sp. N502540:
GTCCATTTCGATACGCTGCTGTACATTGCCTGATATAATCCGGTTGTAATAACCTTTTTCCAAAAGGTCCTTGTAGTAGTTAAAGGCACTTTTATCGGCAAGGCTAAATGCCCTTTTCATATTGCTTTCAATAGCATTTTTGTCGGGCGCCAGGGTAAAGAACAGCTCGTGAAAACGCCTTACGTGCTCTCGGGCTTCCACAGGACGGTTGATCGAGGCATCCTGAGAGAGTGCGAGCATGAGCGATTTGCCATTGTCCAGCACATAAATTTTCTGGCGCTGCTGCTCGGCGAAACCATACGATCTCCAAAGCGCGTATGCGGTCACTAATGCACAGAGCACGGCAAATACAATGGCA
This window encodes:
- the traK gene encoding conjugative transposon protein TraK encodes the protein MEFKTLRNIENSFHQIRLYAIVFAVLCALVTAYALWRSYGFAEQQRQKIYVLDNGKSLMLALSQDASINRPVEAREHVRRFHELFFTLAPDKNAIESNMKRAFSLADKSAFNYYKDLLEKGYYNRIISGNVQQRIEMDSVVCNFETYPYVVRSYARQIIIRSSNITSRSLVTSCLLVNSVRSDNNPQGFTIEKFAVVENRDIEVIER